The following proteins are co-located in the Aquarana catesbeiana isolate 2022-GZ linkage group LG02, ASM4218655v1, whole genome shotgun sequence genome:
- the ARL11 gene encoding ADP-ribosylation factor-like protein 11 has translation MGAQNSKPSHKKQSRVVMMGLDFSGKSTILYKLKLNQTVETFPTVGFNVESLEVAKNVFITVWDVGGQDKLRPNWKEYLEDTDVLIYVVDSSDKARIPDATAELLTVLNNVNMAGVPFLVMANKQDVPDALSTEDLVNMLKLENYDDRPWEIEGCSAYTGEGLMDAVNAVLRLLKKSRDL, from the coding sequence ATGGGAGCACAGAATTCAAAGCCATCACATAAGAAACAATCACGGGTGGTGATGATGGGACTTGACTTTTCTGGAAAATCCACTATTTTATATAAACTTAAACTAAATCAGACCGTAGAGACCTTTCCAACAGTTGGGTTCAATGTGGAGTCCCTGGAAGTagctaaaaatgtttttattactgtATGGGATGTAGGAGGTCAAGACAAGCTGCGCCCCAACTGGAAAGAGTACTTAGAGGACACGGATGTTCTCATCTATGTGGTGGACAGCAGTGATAAAGCCAGGATTCCAGACGCCACAGCGGAATTGCTAACTGTGTTGAACAATGTAAATATGGCTGGCGTTCCTTTCTTGGTTATGGCCAACAAACAGGATGTACCCGATGCCCTGTCCACTGAAGATCTTGTGAATATGCTTAAACTGGAAAATTATGATGATCGACCCTGGGAAATAGAAGGCTGTAGCGCATACACTGGAGAAGGATTGATGGATGCAGTTAATGCAGTTTTACGTCTTTTAAAAAAAAGCCGTGACCTATAA